One Comamonas odontotermitis genomic window, TAGCGGCGCCATCGCGCCCAGGGAGCGCATCACGCGTGTTTTTCTGCGCCCGGGCAAATAGCTGCAGCAACTCGGCACGGACCGCCTTTTTCAGGACATCCGAGGTCGGGCTGATGAATTGCTTGCGGTCGAACGTGCTGCGCAGGCGCACCACATGGGCATGCGCCGGCAGCTGCAAAGCCTGCTCGGCCGCAACGGCATAGATCTGGCGCTTGATGGTGTTGCGCGTGACGGCACGGCGCGCCCAGCGCTTGGGCACCATGGCACCCAGCCAGGTACCAGGCAACGCAAAAAGGGCCTGCGGTGCCGCCTCACTGGAAGGCAAGGCACCGGGCCCTGATGGGGAGGCAGTCTCGCTGCCAGAGGATGCGGCGTTCAGATCCAGTCGGTGCAGCGCAAAATGCGCCGTACGTGCAATGGT contains:
- a CDS encoding ribonuclease P protein component gives rise to the protein MHRLKTRPQFQAAMAGGTIARTAHFALHRLDLNAASSGSETASPSGPGALPSSEAAPQALFALPGTWLGAMVPKRWARRAVTRNTIKRQIYAVAAEQALQLPAHAHVVRLRSTFDRKQFISPTSDVLKKAVRAELLQLFARAQKNTRDALPGRDGAATGHSV